The following are encoded in a window of Suncus etruscus isolate mSunEtr1 chromosome 16, mSunEtr1.pri.cur, whole genome shotgun sequence genomic DNA:
- the ZNF518B gene encoding zinc finger protein 518B, whose translation MDSRAMQIKKMKEEGGQRLFTTHLEDGHGLATTMSPKPLSAHRGGAHAPRPEPPGLGYPDSEAEASLTTLATCAKCKGVQEVPIRDLKKSQRADKYFCFQCTLSGPPPPLFPFGQGSHHHPLGAPLPAPNSGHKFKVRNFKPGKYYCDKCRFSTKDPLQYRKHITQHEEIRFICSHCSYVSYTKGEFQRHLVKHTGIFPYQCEYCDYGAVRNDYIVKHRKRVHERPGGRRPPGPTTAKPEARRTVTTKPCPELAKTGAPQREALPSRPLELPTKFPSHAKKDKTPSTSAWLPEPQDSQKDVVCVPKRLGPLEPSSGTAFFENKSVEVEVLSPAREPVQPGVPLTVVAPSELVVPANCVAQLVDVKVVNGTQQLLLKLFPLEENSSLEAKAGDQGGVPEQGAQEKGLTEPDRGDTAKPARLPSVVDRHVEQLAAGLKNLPVSVQKHLRNMKWLRSYDLFMPHPGMRGPREPPGAAAATCEDLQERRAVCPYRTSLPSLAFKGPFPPASPVVKNSVFCGLGAATSSPLSSYRATAALSDDRCLLPRDSKRLLPLSAPPLALPFSGEQDLLPRSKGDLESRSKLSVARKGAPSGRKLRDSPPEPHRASLAPSQYQNEFLHISLAGEGPVLPQHPGTAPLQLTTERTPEPFEGPVISSVFSLSSGSEDVPESIRWNSSTSKMKSVELLRQKIAKLIESCGRPSSLATSSLKGHQAEPVSHVVSQAVPKEPKEIDMPPAGPSYALAAPTDPPEERVSKEQSPLPLQTYSQFAASSNSSSSSSSSGKAESKGNRKAHANSPVLIPKGAVSRVLNSTEDAHLMPTEATCDAPATNPLSDLSVPAQSPCQVDKDLQCPTSEGKSGGGPPPTPDTSFRPKHRKESVVCGVPPKRNGPQALGEFPRHRKLLSRSLPLSKSKSRQGSACKRKGRGQAEPGRCLKDASIFQVTRQLRLLAAKPDQLIKCPRRNQPVIVLNHPDVDSPEVTNVMKVINKYKGNVLKVVLSERTRCQLGIRRQHVRLTYQNAEEAYQLKRQMMLKMKLKKVHKNNYQVVGSLPDDASQCLFKCWFCGRLYEDQEEWMSHGQRHLIEATRDWDVLSSKGK comes from the coding sequence ATGGACTCTCGGGCGATGCAGATCaagaagatgaaggaggagggGGGCCAGCGGCTTTTCACCACGCACCTGGAGGATGGCCACGGCCTGGCCACCACCATGTCGCCCAAGCCACTGAGCGCCCACCGAGGCGGGGCCCATGCCCCGAGGCCCGAGCCACCAGGGCTTGGGTACCCGGACTCAGAAGCCGAGGCCAGTCTCACCACCCTGGCCACATGTGCCAAGTGCAAGGGCGTCCAGGAAGTCCCCATCCGGGACCTGAAGAAGAGCCAGCGGGCCGACAAGTACTTCTGCTTCCAGTGCACCCTGAGTGGGCCGCCTCCCCCGCTGTTCCCTTTTGGGCAAGgcagccaccaccaccccctggGCGCCCCGCTGCCCGCACCCAACTCGGGCCACAAGTTCAAGGTGAGGAACTTCAAGCCGGGCAAGTACTATTGCGACAAGTGCCGCTTCTCCACCAAGGACCCCCTGCAGTACCGCAAGCACATCACCCAGCACGAGGAGATCCGCTTCATCTGCTCGCACTGTAGCTACGTGTCCTACACCAAGGGCGAGTTCCAGCGCCACCTGGTCAAGCACACGGGCATCTTCCCTTACCAGTGTGAGTACTGCGACTACGGCGCTGTCCGCAACGACTACATCGTCAAACACCGCAAGCGTGTCCACGAGCGCCCTGGTGGCCGGCGTCCGCCAGGGCCCACCACTGCCAAGCCAGAGGCCAGGCGCACAGTCACCACCAAGCCCTGCCCTGAGCTGGCCAAAACGGGGGCCCCGCAGAGGGAGGCGCTCCCCAGCCGACCACTTGAGCTGCCCACCAAGTTCCCCAGCCATGCCAAGAAGGACAAGACGCCCAGCACCAGTGCGTGGCTGCCCGAGCCCCAGGACAGCCAGAAGGACGTGGTGTGTGTCCCTAAGAGACTAGGCCCCCTGGAACCCTCCAGCGGGACAGCCTTTTTTGAGAACAAAAGTGTGGAGGTGGAGGTGTTGTCTCCGGCCCGAGAGCCAGTGCAGCCTGGGGTGCCCCTTACGGTGGTGGCGCCATCCGAGCTTGTGGTCCCTGCCAACTGCGTGGCCCAGCTCGTGGATGTGAAGGTGGTCAACGGGACCCAGCAGCTGCTCCTGAAGCTCTTCCCCTTGGAAGAGAACAGCAGCCTGGAGGCTAAGGCGGGCGACCAAGGAGGGGTCCCTGAACAGGGGGCCCAGGAAAAGGGACTCACTGAGCCTGACAGAGGGGACACTGCAAAGCCTGCCAGACTCCCATCTGTGGTGGACAGGCACGTTGAGCAGCTGGCCGCAGGCCTGAAGAACCTCCCAGTGTCCGTGCAGAAACATCTCAGGAACATGAAGTGGCTCCGATCCTATGACCTCTTCATGCCCCATCCTGGCATGCGGGGACCCAGGGAGCCACCCGGAGCTGCCGCAGCCACCTGCGAGGACTTGCAGGAGAGACGAGCTGTGTGTCCCTACCgaacttcccttccctccctggcCTTCAAGGGCCCCTTCCCCCCGGCCTCCCCTGTGGTAAAGAACAGTGTTTTCTGCGGGCTCGGTGCCGCTACTTCCAGCCCTCTCTCCTCCTACAGAGCGACCGCTGCCTTGAGCGACGACAGGTGTCTTCTGCCCCGGGACTCCAAGCGACTATTGCCTCTGAGTGCCCCACCCCTGGCCTTGCCCTTTTCTGGTGAGCAGGACTTGTTGCCCCGAAGTAAGGGGGACCTGGAGTCCAGAAGCAAACTCAGTGTGGCTCGCAAGGGGGCCCCCTCAGGCCGGAAGCTGAGAGATAGCCCCCCAGAGCCCCACAGGGCAAGCCTGGCCCCATCTCAGTACCAGAATGAATTCCTACACATCAGCTTGGCAGGAGAGGGCCCGGTCCTGCCCCAGCACCCAGGGACGGCACCTTTGCAGCTGACCACAGAGAGGACTCCGGAGCCTTTTGAGGGCCCCGTCATCTCATCTGTGTTTTCTCTGAGCTCGGGCTCAGAGGACGTGCCTGAGAGCATTCGGTGGAACAGCTCCACGTCCAAGATGAAGTCTGTGGAGCTGCTGCGCCAGAAGATCGCCAAGTTGATTGAGTCATGTGGCCGCCCTTCGTCCCTGGCCACCAGCAGCCTAAAGGGCCACCAGGCTGAGCCCGTGTCTCATGTCGTTTCCCAGGCCGTCCCCAAAGAGCCCAAGGAAATCGACATGCCCCCGGCTGGCCCCAGCTATGCCCTGGCCGCTCCCACAGACCCTCCAGAAGAGCGTGTTTCCAAGGAACAATCTCCCCTTCCACTGCAGACATACTCTCAGTTTGCTGCAAGCAgcaatagcagcagcagcagcagcagcagtggaaaAGCTGAAAGTAAAGGGAACAGAAAGGCTCATGCCAACTCGCCAGTGTTGATCCCCAAGGGAGCAGTATCGAGGGTCTTGAATTCTACTGAAGATGCCCACCTGATGCCCACCGAGGCCACGTGTGATGCCCCTGCCACCAACCCCCTCAGTGACCTCAGCGTGCCCGCCCAGTCACCCTGCCAGGTGGACAAAGATTTGCAGTGTCCCACCAGTGAAGGTAAGTCAGGAGGAGGCCCACCCCCGACGCCTGACACATCTTTCCGGCCCAAACACAGGAAAGAGAGCGTCGTCTGTGGGGTGCCCCCAAAAAGGAATGGACCCCAAGCCCTTGGGGAATTCCCACGGCACCGAAAGCTGCTGTCCAGGAGTCTGCCCTTGAGCAAGAGCAAGAGCCGGCAGGGAAGCGCATGCAAGAGGAAGGGCCGTGGGCAGGCCGAGCCAGGCCGCTGTCTCAAGGATGCCTCCATCTTCCAGGTGACCCGCCAGCTGCGGCTCCTGGCCGCCAAGCCCGACCAACTCATCAAGTGCCCACGACGCAACCAGCCGGTCATCGTGCTCAACCACCCCGATGTGGACTCCCCCGAGGTCACCAATGTCATGAAGGTCATCAACAAGTACAAGGGCAACGTGCTCAAGGTGGTCCTGTCAGAACGGACACGGTGCCAGCTGGGCATCCGCCGCCAGCACGTGCGGCTGACGTACCAGAATGCCGAGGAGGCCTACCAGCTCAAGAGGCAGATGATGCTGAAGATGAAGCTCAAAAAGGTGCACAAGAACAACTACCAGGTGGTGGGCAGCCTGCCAGATGACGCCTCCCAGTGTCTCTTCAAGTGCTGGTTCTGCGGGCGGCTgtatgaggaccaggaggagtGGATGAGCCATGGCCAGCGGCATCTCATCGAGGCCACCAGAGACTGGGATGTCCTGTCCTCCAAGGGCAAATAG